One Halobacterium wangiae genomic window, TTCGAGCGCCCGTAACAGCTCGCCGGGCTCGTCGACGAGTTCGAGGCGGAGCGTGTGGGCGCGGTTGGCCGTCTCGCTCACGGCGACCACCCGGGTGCAGGCGACGCGCGGATTGTTGTCGGCTGCGAGCGGAAACGCCGTCGCTCCGTGCCGATTCCACGCGTGACGCGTCTGCCTGCGTGCATGCTACTTCGTGGGGCGTCTCGCCGGTATAAGCCTTCGGCCCGGACAATTCCTACCGCTGTTCGACCGACAGACGCGCCTGTACGACCGAAACACAAACGAGCATCCTCGCGCGGAGCGCGAGGTTCGCCGCGAACGTTCCGCGTTCGCGGGAGCGTTTTTAGCGTAGCTTTTTGCGAGGCGGGTTCCCGCAGCGAACGTAGTGAGCGAGGAAACCCGTCGAAGTAAAAAGGTCCGACTTTAGAAGTAGTCGATGCTCGGGGGCAGCTCCGTCTTCATCCCCTTGCGGACGCGGATCTCGTCGATGATCTCCGGCTGGAGGTTGTCGGCCATGACGCGGAAGCCGGCGTTCTCCGTGTTCCAGGAGGCACGGCCCTCGGTGGCCGAGCGGATGTCACTGGAGAAGCCGATCATCTCTTCGACGGGCGCGATGCCCTCGACGACCATGAGGTCACCCTCCTGGTACATGTCGTCGACGCGGCCGCGGCGTCCCTGGATCTCGCCGGACGCGGCGCCCATGTGCTCGGAGGGGACGTCGATGCGGACGTCCTGGATCGGTTCGAGCAGACGGATCTCGGCGTCGATGAGCGCGCGGTGGGCGGCGTCGCGGACCGCCGGGATGATCTGGGCGGGACCGCGGTGGATGGCGTCCTCGTGGAGGCGCGCGTCGTGGAGACGGACGAGCGCACCCTCGACGGGTTCGGCGGCGAGCGGGCCGTCCTCGAGGGAGTCCTCGAGACCCTCGACGACGAGTTCCATCGTCTCGTTGAGGTGCTGGATACCCTTCGTGTCGTCGATGAAGATGTTGCGGCCGATGATGTTCTCGACGTTCTGGGAGGTGTCCTTGTCCATGCCGGCGTCCTGCAGGACCTCGCGGCGCTCCTGCTCGGGCATGTCCATCGACACTTCGCCGAGGCGGAGCTGCTCGAGCACCTCGTCGCTGAGCGGCGTGACCGTGATGTAGAACTTGTTGTGGCGGTTCGGGGAGACGCCCTCGACCTCGCGGGACTCCTGGGTGGGCATCTCGCGGTAGACGACGATGGGCTCACCCGTGGTGACGGGGATGCCCTGGTTGCGCTCGATGCGCTGGGTCTGGACTTCGAGGTGGAGTTCGCCCTGCCCGGAGATGAGGTGCTCGCCCGTGTCCTCGTTGATCTCGATGGAGATGGTGGGGTCCTCCTTGGAGACTTGTCGGAGCGTCTCGATGAGCTTCGGCAGGTCGTCCATGTTCTGTGCCTCGATGGACTTCGTGATGACCGGCTCCGAAATGTGCTCGATGGACTCGAACGGCGTCATCTCGATGCTGGAGACGGTGGAGCCGGCGATGGCGTCCTTCAGGCCGGTGACGGCGGCGATGTTCCCTGCGGGGACGTGTTCGACCTCCTCGCGCTCGCCACCCATGTAGATGCCGACGCTCTGTACGCGGTTCTTCCCCGCGGTGCCGGAGACGTACAGCTCCTGGCCCTTCTCGATGGTGCCGGAGAACACGCGGCCCGCGGCGATCTCGCCGGCGTGCGGGTCGATGCCGATGTCGGTGACCATCAGGACAACCTCGCCGTCCTCGTCGACGAGACGCATCGTGTCGGCGAGTTCGGAGTCCGCGTCGCCGCGCCAGATGCGCGGGATACGGCGGGGCTGGGCGTCGATGGGGTTCGGGAAGTGCTCACAGACCATGTCGAGGACGACGTCCGACAGTGGCGTGCGCTCGTGGAGTTCCTGGCGCTTGTCGTTGCGCTCGAGGTCCATGATGTCGCCGAAGTCCATGCCCGTGCGCTGCATCGACGGCATCGAGACGCCCCACTTGTAGAGCGCGGAGCCGAACCCGACGGTGCCGTCCTCGACGGAGACCGTCCAGTCGTCGATGTCGTCCATCTCCTCGGTCATGCCGCGGATGAGCTCGTTGACCTCGTTGATGACCGACAGGAGTCGCTCCTGCATCTCCTCGGGCCCCTCCTGGAGCTCGGAGATGAGGCGGTCGACCTTGTTGATGAACAGCGCGGGCTTGACGCCCTCGCGGAGCGCCTGCCGCACGACCGTCTCCGTCTGGGGCATCGCGCCCTCGACGGCGTCCACGACGACGAGCGCGCCGTCGACGGCGCGCATCGCACGGGTCACGTCGCCGCCGAAGTCGACGTGGCCCGGCGTGTCGATGAGGTTGATGAGGTGGTCGTCGTCCTGGTACTCGTGGGTCATCGAGACGTTCGCGGCGTCGATGGTGATGCCGCGTTCCTGCTCGTCCTCCTCGGTGTCCATGGCGAGCTGCTCGCCGGCGGTGTCCTCGGAGATCATGCCGGCACCGGCCAGCAGGTTGTCCGTGAGCGTCGTCTTGCCGTGGTCGACGTGCGCGGCGATGGCGATGTTCCGAATCTGCTCGGGTTCGTCCATCAGCCGTTCGCACTGTTCGACAATCTTCTTGCGTCGGCCCATTGGGAATTCTTACTGCCAGCGGGTTCAAAAGGGTAGTGTTTTGCTCGGACCACGGTACGGCGGGACACGGCCCGTAGCCGGTGATTCGTCGGGTTCGAACTGTCCGCTCTGGTCGTCGGTTCGGCGTCGTCTCGCTCCGCTCGGCGCGCAGACGGGCGTAAGAGTCTTTGCCGCGAGCGACCTGCCAGATAGTATCATGGAGTTGCGAGTCACCGGTAGCGGCCCGGCCGCGCCCTTTCTCGGCGCCCGGGACGTCTTCGAGACCGCCCACGACCTCGAGAAGCCGGTCACCGTTCGCGTGCGCGAGAACCCCGACGAGCGGACGTGGGCGGGCCACTACGACGACCACCACGTCCTGAACATCTCCCGGCAGGCGGCGACCAGCGCGATGGCTCGCGAACTCGCCCTCCACGAGTTCGCCCACATGCACTGTTACGAGCACGAACACCCGAGCCACGTGCTCTCGATGGACGAGGTGCTGTTCCTCGCGCTCACGGGTCGGGAGGTCGAACGGCGGGTGCTCACCCACTGCTACCAGATCGCCAACCACGTGAAGGACATCTACGCCGACGACATCACCCTCTCGGTCGGGCCGACGGACAAACTCGTCTCGTTCCTCGAGTCCGAACTCGCGGCCGCCGTCGCGGACCGCCCCGTCGCCGGCCCCCAGATGGGACAGCGGCTCACCGCGGGCGCAGACCCCTCGATGACGGCGGTGAACGCGGCGTTCGCGCTCGCGCTCCTCGAACGCAACGGCGCCGTCGACGACGGCCACCGCATCTACGACCTCGCGCACGCGGCCGCCGAGGACGCGCCCGAGATCGAGTTCGACGCGTTCCGCGAGCGCTTCGCGGCGCTCGGTGACGACCCCGACGAGAGCGAGTGCCGTCGCGGCCTCGTGGACACGATCCGAACCTACGTCGACGCACAGGAGACGACCGCCGGCCCCGCGGCCGACTAGGCGACGATGCGGACGAGCCTGTCGTCGCCCTCCTTCGGGTACCCCTCCTTCGCGCGGCCGTCCCGGTTCGACGTCGTCGCGTAGAGCGCGCCGTCCGGCCCTTCGACGACGCAGCGCACCCGACCGAGCGAGCCGAGCGTCTGCCACGCCGTCGCGCCGTAGTCGTCGTCCAGCCAGTCGCCCTCGAAGCGCTGTCCGTCCCCGGTCGGCGGTCGCGGCGCCCCTTCCGGCGTGAGCGAGACGACGCCGACTCGCTGGGCGATGAGCTGGCCGAAGACGAGGCAGTGCTGCCAGGCGGGGATCGCGTCGCCGGTGTAGAGGGTGCCGCCGGTCGGCGCCCAGGAGTTGTCGACCCCGGTGTTCAGCGCTGGCCTGCTCACCTCGGGGTTCGCGCGGTACTCCTCGGGGTGGCGTACGTCCGGCCAGCCGTAGTTCTCGCCCGCGTCGAGGACGGTCACCTCGTCGAGGCCGCTCGGCCCGTGTTCGGTGACGACCGGCGTGGCGTCGGGGAGCCACGTGATACACTGCGGGTTGCGGTGGCCGAGCGTGTAGACGCGGTCGTCCCAGCCGTCGTGGCGCGGATTGTCGGCGGCCGGGGCGCCCGTCGCCTGCACGCGGAGGACCTTCCCTGCGAGCGACTTCGGGTCCTGTGCGTCCGCCTTCGTCCCCGCGTCCCCGGTCGTGACCCAGAGGTGGTTGTCCGGCCCGAACGCGATGCGGCCGCCGTTGTGGACCTCGTCCGCGGGGATGCCGCCGACGACGACCTCCCGCGTGCTTGCCGGGTCCTCGGCGGTGGCGTCGAAGCGTACCACCTGGTTCTCCCAGTCACCCTCCTCGCCGGCGGTGTAGTAGACGTACAGCCACCCCGGGTCGGGGTAGTTCGGGTGGACGGCGACGCCGAGCGTGCCGCCCTCGCCGCCCGCGACCCACCACGTCTCCCAGTACGGTTTGTCGTCGGGTTCGTCGTCGACGGCCGTGACGTCGATGGCGTCCTCGGGCGCCGCGACCGTCGAGAGTGTGTCGCCGTCGAAACGCCGGACGCGCCCGACGCGCTCCGTGACGAACAGCGTGCCGTCGGGTGCGAACGAGACGTCCCAGGGCACTTCCAGGCCCGTGAGCACGTCCTCGGTGCGGACGTTCGTCTCGGGGGTATTGGTCGGCGTCGCCCAGTCGAGGTCGTAGTTCGCCCACGCGGTGGCGTCGTGAGTCAGGTCGTCGTCGGGGCGGCTCCCGCCGGCGATACAGCCGGCGAGTCCGGTCGCGGCGATGGCGGCGGTGGTGGCGAGGAACCGCCGGCGCGAATCGTCCATGCGGCCAAGATTTTAGGCAGGCCTAAAATCTCTATCGGAACGGTGCCAGCGCTCCCGCTGGTCACCCGGAGAACGACAGAGAGTAGAAACCGGATTAGCGCGCTGCCGCGGCGACGCGTTCCTTCTCCTCTTTCTGACCCACTGCGTACGTCTGCACGTCGTAGTCGGCCGCGCCGATGAGCTGCTGGGCGAGCGCCTCGGCGGCGTCCGTCGGCGTCTTGAACGCCGAGGAGTGCGCGCCGTCGGTGATGAACTTCAGCGCCTGGTCGACGCGGCGCTGGGGCGCGACGTCGACGGCCTGGGGGACCGAGATGCCGCCGTACTTCAGGCGGACGGTCTCCTCGCGGGGCGCCGCGTTCTCCACCGCGCGCACGAGCACCTGCACCGGGTTCTCGTCGGTACGCTCGTGGACGATGTCGAAAGCGTCGCGGACGATCTGCAGGGCCTGCTGCTTCTTGCCCGCGTTCTGTCCGGTCTTCATCAGGCGGTTCGCGAGCCGCTCGACGACGCTGATCTCGCTCTTCTTGAACTGCTTTGAGGAGTGTCGGCCCATCGTGTGGGCGACCGGCGTCGCGGCGAGGTACCGTCGCGTGCTCGGGTCCTCGTAGGTGATGCCCGTCACGTCCCACTTGCCGAAGAGCTTCGCGTCGACGTCTTCGTCGTCGGTGCCGGCGGGTGCGTCGGGTTCTGGGGCTGCGTCCTCGCTCATGTTATCGGACCGGTTTCTCCGCGTTCCCGCGGACGAGTTCGATCATGCTCACGCCGTTGACCTTCTCGACTTTGTAGTTCACGCCCGAGATGTCGCCCATCGCACGACCCTTCGCACCGCCGATGCCGGCGATGGTGACTTCGTCGTGCTCGTCGATGAACGAGATGGCGCCGTCACCGGGACAGAACGCC contains:
- a CDS encoding elongation factor EF-2, with translation MGRRKKIVEQCERLMDEPEQIRNIAIAAHVDHGKTTLTDNLLAGAGMISEDTAGEQLAMDTEEDEQERGITIDAANVSMTHEYQDDDHLINLIDTPGHVDFGGDVTRAMRAVDGALVVVDAVEGAMPQTETVVRQALREGVKPALFINKVDRLISELQEGPEEMQERLLSVINEVNELIRGMTEEMDDIDDWTVSVEDGTVGFGSALYKWGVSMPSMQRTGMDFGDIMDLERNDKRQELHERTPLSDVVLDMVCEHFPNPIDAQPRRIPRIWRGDADSELADTMRLVDEDGEVVLMVTDIGIDPHAGEIAAGRVFSGTIEKGQELYVSGTAGKNRVQSVGIYMGGEREEVEHVPAGNIAAVTGLKDAIAGSTVSSIEMTPFESIEHISEPVITKSIEAQNMDDLPKLIETLRQVSKEDPTISIEINEDTGEHLISGQGELHLEVQTQRIERNQGIPVTTGEPIVVYREMPTQESREVEGVSPNRHNKFYITVTPLSDEVLEQLRLGEVSMDMPEQERREVLQDAGMDKDTSQNVENIIGRNIFIDDTKGIQHLNETMELVVEGLEDSLEDGPLAAEPVEGALVRLHDARLHEDAIHRGPAQIIPAVRDAAHRALIDAEIRLLEPIQDVRIDVPSEHMGAASGEIQGRRGRVDDMYQEGDLMVVEGIAPVEEMIGFSSDIRSATEGRASWNTENAGFRVMADNLQPEIIDEIRVRKGMKTELPPSIDYF
- a CDS encoding DUF5781 family protein yields the protein MELRVTGSGPAAPFLGARDVFETAHDLEKPVTVRVRENPDERTWAGHYDDHHVLNISRQAATSAMARELALHEFAHMHCYEHEHPSHVLSMDEVLFLALTGREVERRVLTHCYQIANHVKDIYADDITLSVGPTDKLVSFLESELAAAVADRPVAGPQMGQRLTAGADPSMTAVNAAFALALLERNGAVDDGHRIYDLAHAAAEDAPEIEFDAFRERFAALGDDPDESECRRGLVDTIRTYVDAQETTAGPAAD
- a CDS encoding PQQ-dependent sugar dehydrogenase, which produces MDDSRRRFLATTAAIAATGLAGCIAGGSRPDDDLTHDATAWANYDLDWATPTNTPETNVRTEDVLTGLEVPWDVSFAPDGTLFVTERVGRVRRFDGDTLSTVAAPEDAIDVTAVDDEPDDKPYWETWWVAGGEGGTLGVAVHPNYPDPGWLYVYYTAGEEGDWENQVVRFDATAEDPASTREVVVGGIPADEVHNGGRIAFGPDNHLWVTTGDAGTKADAQDPKSLAGKVLRVQATGAPAADNPRHDGWDDRVYTLGHRNPQCITWLPDATPVVTEHGPSGLDEVTVLDAGENYGWPDVRHPEEYRANPEVSRPALNTGVDNSWAPTGGTLYTGDAIPAWQHCLVFGQLIAQRVGVVSLTPEGAPRPPTGDGQRFEGDWLDDDYGATAWQTLGSLGRVRCVVEGPDGALYATTSNRDGRAKEGYPKEGDDRLVRIVA
- a CDS encoding 30S ribosomal protein S7 gives rise to the protein MSEDAAPEPDAPAGTDDEDVDAKLFGKWDVTGITYEDPSTRRYLAATPVAHTMGRHSSKQFKKSEISVVERLANRLMKTGQNAGKKQQALQIVRDAFDIVHERTDENPVQVLVRAVENAAPREETVRLKYGGISVPQAVDVAPQRRVDQALKFITDGAHSSAFKTPTDAAEALAQQLIGAADYDVQTYAVGQKEEKERVAAAAR